A section of the Desulfofalx alkaliphila DSM 12257 genome encodes:
- the rseP gene encoding RIP metalloprotease RseP: MLTFIAAVFVFGILIFFHELGHFLVAKKVDIKVYEFSLGFGTKVFGFKRGETMYNLRLIPLGGYVRMAGMDPEEEDKANPGFDIKRAYNSKTVSQRSAVIVAGPLMNFVLAAILLAVVFMLIPIPTAHIGGVIEGYPAEQVGLMPGDRVVSINNKAVDTWSDLVTQVNAYSGQQLNIVVDRDGMTKDFVITPLLNEDGMYVIGIMADESKADRLNPLVAIWRGIETTWQVTVLIITYLIQMFSAQAPVDLGGPVRIVSEIGNAAEDGFLNLLQLAAFLSINVGLFNLFPIPALDGSKLIFLGWEKIAGKPIDPSKEGFIHMIGFTLLLLLIIVITYKDIIGLITGT; encoded by the coding sequence ATGCTAACATTTATTGCTGCAGTGTTTGTCTTTGGCATTTTAATATTTTTCCACGAACTGGGACACTTTTTAGTGGCTAAAAAAGTAGACATAAAGGTGTATGAATTTAGCTTGGGGTTCGGCACTAAGGTTTTTGGTTTTAAACGGGGGGAAACCATGTATAATTTAAGGCTGATTCCCCTGGGCGGTTATGTTCGCATGGCCGGAATGGATCCTGAAGAAGAAGATAAGGCCAACCCCGGCTTTGATATTAAAAGGGCATATAACAGTAAGACGGTATCCCAACGGTCTGCGGTAATAGTGGCAGGGCCATTGATGAACTTTGTCCTTGCGGCCATCTTGTTGGCAGTGGTGTTTATGTTGATACCGATACCCACTGCACATATTGGAGGAGTAATTGAGGGGTACCCGGCGGAACAGGTAGGGTTAATGCCGGGGGATCGGGTGGTATCTATAAATAACAAGGCCGTGGATACCTGGTCGGACTTAGTTACCCAGGTAAATGCCTATAGCGGCCAACAATTAAATATAGTTGTTGATAGGGATGGAATGACTAAAGATTTTGTCATTACTCCGCTGTTAAATGAAGACGGCATGTATGTAATTGGCATTATGGCAGACGAGTCAAAGGCAGACCGGTTAAACCCCTTGGTGGCCATATGGCGGGGTATTGAAACAACTTGGCAGGTAACCGTTTTGATTATTACCTACCTTATTCAAATGTTTTCTGCCCAGGCACCGGTTGATTTAGGTGGCCCGGTGCGGATTGTTTCTGAAATTGGTAATGCGGCAGAGGACGGCTTTTTAAACCTGTTGCAGTTGGCTGCATTCCTCTCTATTAACGTTGGTCTGTTTAACCTTTTCCCCATCCCGGCATTGGACGGAAGCAAGCTGATATTTCTGGGCTGGGAAAAAATTGCCGGTAAACCGATTGATCCCTCAAAAGAAGGTTTTATTCATATGATTGGTTTTACTTTATTATTGCTACTGATCATTGTGATTACTTACAAAGACATTATTGGATTAATAACCGGTACTTAA